The following coding sequences are from one Pusillimonas sp. DMV24BSW_D window:
- a CDS encoding bifunctional salicylyl-CoA 5-hydroxylase/oxidoreductase: MNIVCIGGGPAGLYFGLLMKLSDPSHEITIIERNRPYDTFGWGVVFSDATLENLREADPVSAEKIALAFNHWDDIETHYKGKSIRNSGHGFIGIGRKKLLNILQERCEEVGVKLVFETDVSDDQEIAEKYNADLVIASDGLNSKIRTRYEDTFKPDIDVRKCRFVWLGTEKTFDAFTFAFVKTEHGWFQAHAYRFEPGMSTFIVETLDETWKAHGIDKMSQEDGIAFCEKIFAPWLDGNKLISNASHLRGSAIWIQFPRVICDTWVHYQPLPSGRKVPVVLMGDAAHTAHFSIGSGTKLALEDAIELNRCLMAKNYNVEEGLQHYQEVRSVEVLKIQNAARNSTEWFENVARYANFEPEQFVYSMLTRSQRISHENLRLRDPKWLEGFERWLATHSGVKEQGERPVPPMHTPFTARSVTLKNRIVMSPMAMYSCVDGVPGDFHLVHLGSRAMGGAGMVMVEMTCVSPEARITPGCPGLWTDEQGAAFKRIVDFVHQNTDAKIGLQIGHAGRKASTKVSWEGTDLPLDSGNWPIVSASPIPYIEGVSQVPQEMTRAQMDEVKDQFVAATRRAVEAGFDWLELHCAHGYLLSSFISPITNVRTDEYGGSLDNRLRYPLEVFEAVRKVWPESLPMSVRISAHDWVEGGITPDDAIEIARRFKAAGVDLVDCSSGQVSKEEQPVYGRMYQTPFSDRVRNEAEVATIAVGAIFEADHVNSIIASGRADLCALARPHLADAAWTLRESAKIGYQDVTWPKQYFPAKRQLETNFERAAAYAKSIGG; this comes from the coding sequence ATGAATATCGTTTGTATTGGCGGAGGTCCCGCCGGCTTGTATTTTGGTCTGCTGATGAAACTCAGTGACCCAAGCCACGAAATTACCATTATCGAGCGCAATCGACCGTATGACACGTTTGGCTGGGGCGTTGTGTTTTCAGACGCAACGCTGGAGAACCTGCGCGAAGCGGATCCGGTCTCGGCCGAGAAAATTGCCCTGGCATTCAACCACTGGGACGATATCGAAACGCATTACAAAGGCAAAAGTATTCGCAATAGCGGCCATGGTTTTATTGGTATTGGTCGTAAAAAGCTGCTGAATATTCTTCAAGAACGCTGTGAAGAAGTGGGCGTGAAACTGGTGTTTGAAACTGACGTATCCGATGACCAGGAAATCGCCGAAAAATACAACGCTGATCTTGTCATTGCGTCCGATGGCTTAAACAGCAAAATTCGAACTCGCTACGAGGATACATTCAAGCCCGACATCGATGTGCGCAAGTGTCGTTTCGTATGGCTGGGCACCGAAAAAACATTTGATGCCTTTACCTTTGCGTTTGTAAAAACCGAACACGGCTGGTTCCAGGCGCATGCGTATCGGTTCGAGCCGGGGATGTCGACCTTTATTGTGGAAACACTCGACGAAACCTGGAAGGCGCACGGCATCGACAAAATGAGTCAGGAAGACGGCATCGCTTTTTGCGAGAAAATCTTTGCCCCCTGGCTCGATGGCAACAAGCTGATCAGTAACGCGTCGCACTTACGCGGTTCGGCCATCTGGATTCAATTCCCTCGTGTTATTTGTGATACCTGGGTGCATTACCAGCCATTACCCAGCGGCCGTAAAGTGCCGGTCGTGCTTATGGGCGATGCGGCCCATACGGCGCACTTCTCAATTGGTTCGGGTACCAAGCTGGCTCTGGAAGACGCGATTGAATTGAACCGATGCCTGATGGCAAAGAACTACAACGTTGAAGAGGGCTTGCAGCACTACCAGGAAGTGCGCAGTGTTGAGGTTCTGAAGATCCAGAACGCAGCGCGCAACTCCACGGAGTGGTTCGAGAACGTGGCGCGCTATGCCAACTTCGAGCCCGAGCAGTTTGTCTACTCCATGCTTACTCGTTCGCAGCGTATTTCGCATGAAAATTTGCGCCTGCGTGATCCGAAGTGGCTTGAGGGTTTTGAGCGTTGGCTGGCAACACACTCAGGCGTGAAGGAGCAGGGCGAGCGCCCGGTTCCCCCTATGCATACACCGTTTACGGCGCGCAGCGTGACCTTGAAGAATCGTATCGTTATGTCGCCGATGGCGATGTATTCTTGCGTTGACGGTGTGCCGGGTGATTTCCATTTGGTTCACCTGGGTTCTCGCGCCATGGGCGGCGCAGGTATGGTTATGGTGGAAATGACCTGCGTTTCGCCGGAAGCACGTATCACTCCGGGATGCCCGGGGTTATGGACGGATGAGCAAGGCGCGGCGTTCAAACGCATTGTTGACTTCGTTCATCAGAACACCGACGCCAAAATTGGATTGCAAATTGGTCACGCCGGCCGTAAAGCGTCTACCAAGGTAAGTTGGGAAGGCACCGATTTACCGCTCGATTCCGGCAATTGGCCTATTGTTTCGGCTTCTCCCATTCCTTACATCGAAGGTGTATCGCAAGTGCCGCAGGAAATGACGCGCGCTCAAATGGATGAAGTGAAGGACCAGTTTGTAGCGGCGACCCGTCGTGCAGTTGAAGCGGGTTTCGACTGGCTGGAACTGCACTGCGCTCACGGCTATCTACTTTCAAGCTTTATCTCGCCGATTACAAACGTGCGCACTGATGAGTACGGCGGTTCATTGGATAACCGTTTGCGTTACCCGCTGGAAGTTTTTGAAGCGGTGCGTAAGGTTTGGCCGGAAAGCTTGCCAATGTCGGTACGTATCTCTGCTCACGATTGGGTGGAAGGCGGGATTACGCCTGACGATGCCATTGAAATTGCGCGCCGCTTCAAGGCGGCCGGAGTCGACTTGGTCGACTGTTCTTCCGGGCAAGTATCCAAAGAAGAGCAGCCGGTCTATGGCCGCATGTATCAAACGCCATTTTCCGATCGCGTCCGTAACGAAGCAGAGGTGGCCACGATTGCGGTTGGGGCTATTTTCGAGGCCGACCATGTGAACAGTATTATCGCGTCCGGTCGTGCCGATCTGTGTGCGTTGGCACGTCCCCACCTGGCGGATGCCGCCTGGACATTGCGTGAGTCGGCAAAAATTGGCTATCAAGACGTAACGTGGCCCAAACAGTACTTCCCTGCCAAGCGTCAGCTGGAAACCAACTTTGAGCGGGCCGCTGCTTACGCAAAATCCATCGGAGGTTAA
- a CDS encoding SDR family NAD(P)-dependent oxidoreductase — protein sequence MMMTQARHALVTGAARGIGLIVAQRLLQQGCRVTLMGRNVQALEQAVQQLQPLGEVGFVAGDVGNAQNVEAAFAKARDQFGPIDILVNNAGQAVSERFDRMTQDAWHSMLSVNLTGTFHCIQAALPDMLAKRWGRIVNVASTAGLQGYAYVSAYCAAKHGVVGLTRSLALEVARKGITVNAVCPGYTETDLVRDALDNIMEKTGMTLDEARAKLAESNPQGRLVQPEEVADAVAWLCQPGAGAVNGQSIPVDGGEVMVG from the coding sequence ATGATGATGACACAAGCACGCCATGCATTAGTAACCGGCGCCGCACGCGGTATTGGTTTAATCGTGGCCCAACGCCTCTTGCAGCAAGGCTGTCGCGTGACCTTAATGGGGCGCAACGTGCAGGCGTTGGAGCAAGCCGTACAACAGCTTCAGCCGCTGGGTGAGGTTGGCTTCGTTGCAGGCGACGTTGGCAATGCGCAGAATGTTGAGGCCGCTTTTGCCAAAGCCCGCGACCAATTCGGCCCGATCGATATTCTGGTGAACAATGCAGGTCAGGCCGTTAGTGAACGGTTTGATCGCATGACGCAAGACGCTTGGCACAGCATGTTGTCGGTGAATTTAACCGGCACGTTTCATTGTATCCAGGCCGCTTTACCCGATATGCTCGCTAAAAGATGGGGCCGTATTGTGAATGTGGCCAGTACTGCGGGGTTGCAAGGCTATGCCTATGTATCGGCTTACTGCGCAGCCAAACATGGGGTTGTGGGTTTAACCCGTTCCTTGGCGCTTGAAGTCGCCCGGAAAGGCATTACCGTGAACGCGGTGTGCCCGGGTTATACGGAAACCGATTTGGTGCGCGACGCACTCGACAACATTATGGAAAAAACCGGCATGACGCTCGACGAGGCGCGTGCCAAACTGGCCGAATCCAACCCTCAAGGGCGCTTGGTTCAGCCTGAAGAGGTAGCCGATGCCGTGGCCTGGTTATGCCAGCCGGGTGCCGGCGCTGTTAACGGACAATCAATCCCCGTAGACGGGGGGGAAGTGATGGTGGGCTAA
- a CDS encoding enoyl-CoA hydratase family protein, with product MSTEHTMEHHKGPMAGYQPKNFLWSVSDDGKVATISLNRPERKNPLTFESYAELRDLFRKLVYASDIKIVVVTGSGGNFCSGGDVHEIIGPLTKMTMPQLLEFTRMTGDLVKAMRNCPQPIIAAVDGVCAGAGAVVALASDMRLATEQTKTAFLFTRVGLAGADMGACALLPRVIGQGRASELLYTGRSMSGQEGLNWGFFNSLHASEEVLGAAQDMARRLADGPTFAHSMTKKALHQEWSMGVDEAIEAEAQAQAICMQTQDFHRAYHAFVAKQKPVFEGD from the coding sequence ATGAGTACTGAACACACAATGGAACACCACAAGGGCCCCATGGCGGGATACCAACCCAAGAACTTTTTGTGGTCCGTGTCCGACGATGGCAAAGTTGCCACTATTTCCCTGAATCGTCCCGAACGCAAGAATCCCCTTACGTTTGAGTCGTATGCAGAGTTGCGTGATTTGTTCCGCAAGTTGGTTTATGCAAGCGACATTAAAATTGTTGTGGTCACCGGCTCGGGCGGAAATTTTTGTTCGGGCGGCGATGTGCATGAAATTATTGGTCCGCTGACCAAAATGACCATGCCTCAATTACTGGAATTTACCCGCATGACGGGTGATTTGGTTAAAGCCATGCGTAATTGCCCGCAGCCCATCATTGCGGCGGTCGATGGCGTGTGCGCGGGCGCGGGTGCTGTTGTGGCCCTGGCGTCCGATATGCGTTTGGCTACCGAGCAAACCAAAACGGCCTTTTTGTTTACCCGGGTAGGCTTGGCCGGCGCCGATATGGGTGCTTGCGCACTGTTGCCCCGCGTTATTGGTCAGGGTCGCGCTTCAGAATTGCTGTATACCGGTCGTTCCATGTCTGGGCAGGAAGGCCTTAACTGGGGTTTCTTTAATAGTCTGCATGCGTCTGAAGAAGTTTTGGGTGCTGCTCAGGACATGGCGCGTCGCCTGGCCGATGGTCCCACGTTTGCGCATTCCATGACGAAAAAAGCGCTGCATCAAGAGTGGTCGATGGGTGTGGATGAAGCCATTGAGGCTGAAGCCCAGGCACAGGCAATCTGCATGCAGACACAAGACTTCCATCGTGCCTATCACGCATTTGTGGCCAAGCAAAAACCCGTGTTCGAAGGTGACTAA
- a CDS encoding acyl-CoA dehydrogenase family protein: MTDFSWLDWPFFDERHPSFARELDQWCSEHLSHIDHHDTDEACRQLVKALGQGGWLNVAVPQGPDGRWGGRWPEIDSRALCIVRETLARHEGLADFAFAMQGLGSGAISIAGSDALREKYLPRVASGDAIAAFALSEPDAGSDVAAMSCEATLDGDHYVLNGEKTWISNGGIADFYCVFVRTGEAPGARGITGFVVDADTPGLNIAERIDVIAPHPLARLHFDHCRVPVSQRLGEGGQGFKIAMMTLDIFRASVAAAALGFARRALQEGLGRAKSRKMFGQTLGDLQLTQAALGDMAMEIDAAALLTYRAAWMRDVQKQRTTREAAMAKMAATESAQRVIDRALQMFGGLGVKSGEPVEKLYREIRALRIYEGATEVQKLIIARELLKNS, encoded by the coding sequence ATGACAGACTTCAGCTGGCTCGACTGGCCGTTTTTCGATGAGCGTCACCCGTCGTTTGCGCGTGAGCTCGATCAGTGGTGTTCCGAACACCTGTCCCACATTGATCACCACGATACCGATGAGGCCTGTCGGCAGTTGGTGAAGGCGTTGGGGCAGGGTGGCTGGTTGAATGTCGCTGTTCCTCAGGGCCCCGATGGTCGCTGGGGCGGACGTTGGCCGGAAATAGATTCCCGCGCGCTCTGTATCGTGCGTGAAACCCTGGCCCGCCACGAAGGGTTGGCTGATTTCGCGTTTGCCATGCAAGGCCTGGGTAGCGGCGCGATTTCCATTGCCGGCAGCGACGCACTGCGTGAAAAATATTTGCCTCGTGTCGCCAGTGGCGATGCCATAGCGGCGTTTGCGCTTTCCGAACCCGATGCGGGGTCTGATGTTGCGGCCATGAGCTGCGAGGCCACGCTCGACGGCGACCATTACGTATTGAATGGTGAAAAAACCTGGATATCGAATGGAGGTATTGCCGATTTTTACTGCGTGTTTGTACGCACAGGCGAGGCGCCGGGCGCGCGTGGCATCACGGGCTTCGTAGTGGATGCCGACACGCCTGGGTTGAATATTGCAGAACGAATCGATGTGATTGCACCGCATCCGTTGGCGCGGTTGCATTTTGATCACTGTCGTGTGCCGGTCAGTCAGCGTTTGGGTGAAGGCGGGCAGGGGTTCAAAATTGCCATGATGACGCTGGACATTTTCCGTGCTTCGGTGGCGGCAGCGGCATTGGGCTTTGCACGCCGTGCCTTGCAGGAAGGTTTAGGCCGTGCCAAGTCACGAAAAATGTTCGGTCAAACATTGGGCGATCTGCAGTTAACCCAAGCGGCGCTGGGTGATATGGCCATGGAAATCGACGCGGCGGCTTTGCTTACATACCGTGCCGCTTGGATGCGCGATGTACAAAAACAGCGCACCACGCGTGAAGCGGCCATGGCCAAAATGGCGGCAACCGAATCAGCTCAGCGAGTGATTGATCGCGCCTTACAAATGTTCGGTGGCTTGGGTGTTAAATCCGGCGAGCCGGTTGAAAAACTTTATCGGGAAATTCGTGCACTGCGTATTTACGAAGGGGCAACCGAAGTACAGAAATTGATTATTGCCCGCGAATTACTCAAAAACAGTTAA
- a CDS encoding AMP-binding protein → MERSAHKDTFARDNLPPLEQWPELLLDGNPDVAYPARLNCAVELVDAHVNEGRGDRVALRWREGDNKKAMTYKELMVLTNQIAQVLTDDMKLVPGNRVLLRGPNNPMMAASWLAVVKAGLVVVPTMPLLRASELKPIVEKAEITAVLCDKRLGDEVEHCLDSNHPAYCPQLKEVRYFCDDRADSLESLVKTKSETYTACDTAVDDVCLIAFTSGTTGKPKGCMHFHQDVLAMCDTFSKHTLRTHADDIITGTPPLAFTFGLGGMLCFPLRVGGSTVLIEKLTPEDLLKTIDDFGVTMTFTAPTFYRQMAPLASRFSLATLKKTVSAGEALPDATRQLWKDATGIEMIDGIGGTEMIHVFVSSPPEEVRRGAIGRVVPGYVAQVVDDDFNPLPPGEVGRLAVKGPTGCRYLNDERQMKFVQNGWNLPGDTFKMDDDGYFFYQARNDDMIISAGYNIAGPEVEDALLAHEAVAECGVIGQPDPDRGNIVKAFIVLKPGFEANDAMVKTLQDHVKNQIAPYKYPRAIEFVKTLPRTETGKLQRFVLRQKEQGQKG, encoded by the coding sequence ATGGAACGTTCTGCTCATAAGGACACCTTTGCCCGAGACAATTTGCCGCCGCTCGAGCAGTGGCCGGAATTATTGCTCGACGGCAATCCCGATGTCGCTTATCCGGCGCGGTTGAACTGTGCTGTGGAATTGGTTGATGCGCATGTAAATGAGGGGCGCGGAGACCGCGTTGCCCTGCGGTGGCGCGAGGGCGACAACAAAAAAGCCATGACCTACAAAGAGCTCATGGTGTTGACCAACCAAATAGCCCAGGTTCTTACCGATGATATGAAGTTGGTGCCCGGCAATCGTGTGTTGCTGCGTGGGCCGAATAACCCCATGATGGCGGCTTCGTGGCTTGCCGTAGTGAAAGCCGGGTTGGTGGTTGTTCCTACCATGCCGCTGTTGCGTGCCAGTGAGCTGAAGCCGATTGTTGAAAAAGCTGAAATTACAGCCGTGTTGTGCGACAAGCGTTTGGGTGACGAGGTGGAGCATTGCCTCGACAGCAATCACCCCGCATACTGCCCGCAGTTGAAAGAGGTGCGCTACTTCTGCGACGACCGTGCCGACTCCCTTGAGTCGTTGGTGAAAACCAAATCCGAAACGTACACGGCATGCGACACCGCCGTTGACGACGTTTGTCTGATCGCATTTACCAGCGGTACAACCGGCAAACCAAAAGGTTGCATGCATTTCCACCAAGATGTGCTGGCTATGTGCGACACGTTCTCGAAACATACCTTAAGAACGCATGCCGACGACATTATTACCGGCACCCCCCCTCTGGCCTTCACCTTTGGTTTGGGTGGGATGTTGTGCTTTCCACTGCGCGTGGGCGGTTCTACGGTGCTCATTGAAAAGCTTACGCCGGAAGACTTGCTTAAAACAATCGACGATTTCGGCGTCACCATGACCTTCACCGCGCCGACGTTTTATCGCCAGATGGCGCCCTTGGCCAGCCGGTTTTCTTTGGCAACCTTGAAAAAAACGGTTTCTGCGGGCGAGGCCTTGCCCGACGCCACGCGTCAGTTGTGGAAAGACGCGACCGGCATCGAAATGATCGACGGTATTGGTGGCACGGAAATGATTCACGTGTTTGTGTCGAGCCCGCCGGAAGAAGTGCGTCGCGGTGCCATTGGTCGGGTCGTGCCGGGTTACGTTGCACAAGTCGTCGATGATGACTTCAATCCGTTGCCGCCAGGTGAGGTGGGGCGTCTGGCTGTTAAAGGCCCAACGGGTTGCCGTTACCTGAACGATGAGCGCCAGATGAAGTTTGTGCAAAATGGCTGGAACCTGCCGGGCGATACGTTCAAGATGGATGACGACGGCTACTTCTTTTACCAGGCGCGCAACGACGACATGATTATTTCCGCCGGGTACAACATTGCAGGGCCGGAAGTGGAAGACGCCTTGCTGGCGCATGAAGCGGTGGCCGAATGCGGGGTAATCGGCCAGCCAGACCCCGACCGCGGCAATATCGTTAAAGCTTTTATTGTGCTTAAACCGGGCTTCGAAGCGAACGATGCCATGGTTAAAACACTGCAGGATCACGTTAAGAACCAAATTGCACCCTATAAATATCCGCGTGCAATCGAGTTCGTTAAAACATTGCCCCGTACTGAAACCGGCAAGCTTCAGCGCTTTGTGTTGCGCCAGAAAGAGCAGGGTCAGAAGGGCTGA
- a CDS encoding RidA family protein, producing MNILQPPNWAEPKGYANGTMAEVQVGSRIIFVGGQIGWNAQQEFETDNLAEQVGQTLRNIVDVLKEGGAGPEHITRMTWYVVDKKEYTSQLREIGKQYREVIGRHFPAMTAFEVAALIEDRARVEIEVTAVAPPSA from the coding sequence ATGAACATTCTTCAACCTCCCAATTGGGCAGAACCCAAAGGTTATGCAAACGGCACCATGGCTGAAGTGCAGGTGGGTAGCCGTATTATTTTTGTAGGTGGCCAGATCGGCTGGAATGCGCAGCAGGAGTTCGAAACCGACAACCTGGCTGAGCAAGTTGGGCAAACGTTGCGCAATATTGTTGATGTATTGAAGGAAGGGGGCGCCGGCCCAGAGCACATTACCCGGATGACCTGGTATGTGGTCGACAAAAAAGAATATACATCGCAGCTACGCGAAATTGGCAAACAGTATCGTGAGGTTATTGGGCGTCATTTCCCTGCCATGACGGCTTTTGAAGTGGCGGCGCTGATTGAAGACCGTGCACGCGTGGAAATCGAGGTAACGGCGGTGGCGCCGCCGTCGGCCTGA
- the hemL gene encoding glutamate-1-semialdehyde 2,1-aminomutase, translating to MSRNTELFDRACKTIPGGVNSPVRAFRSVGGVPRFIKRAQGPYIWDAENTQYIDYVGSWGPAILGHAHPEVIEAVQRAAVDGLSFGAPSEGEIDIAEAIAARLPSIEKVRLVSSGTEATMSAIRLARGYTGRSKIIKFEGCYHGHADSLLVKAGSGMLTFGNPTSAGVPQEFVQHTIVLDFNQPEAVRAAFEQQGNDIACIIVEPIAGNMNLVKPDAGFLETLRELCTQHGALLIFDEVMTGFRVGPQGVQGLTGVTPDITTLAKVIGGGMPVGAFGGRADIMDCVAPLGPVYQAGTLSGNPVAVAAGLVTLKLLSEPGFYDKLEQQTRRLTQGLSEHAQAAGVPFSADCVGGMFGLYFRDGIPRSFDEVSSCNIDQFKQFFHGMLEQGVYFAPSAFEAGFVSSTHTDEVIEQTLAAAKKVFATL from the coding sequence ATGTCCCGTAATACCGAACTATTCGATCGTGCCTGCAAAACCATTCCAGGTGGCGTGAACTCACCTGTTCGCGCTTTTCGTTCCGTAGGAGGCGTGCCACGCTTCATCAAACGCGCGCAAGGCCCCTATATTTGGGATGCAGAGAACACACAATATATCGACTATGTGGGGTCATGGGGTCCAGCCATTTTGGGTCATGCTCACCCTGAGGTTATTGAGGCAGTGCAACGGGCCGCCGTAGACGGGCTTTCTTTCGGCGCACCTTCAGAAGGGGAAATCGACATCGCCGAAGCCATTGCGGCGCGTCTGCCATCAATTGAAAAGGTCCGTTTGGTCAGTTCAGGCACTGAAGCCACCATGAGCGCCATCCGGCTGGCTCGCGGCTATACCGGGCGTTCAAAAATCATCAAGTTTGAAGGCTGTTACCACGGCCATGCCGACAGCCTGTTAGTGAAAGCCGGGTCGGGCATGCTCACTTTCGGCAATCCTACTTCAGCCGGTGTACCGCAAGAATTCGTTCAACACACCATCGTCCTTGATTTCAACCAGCCTGAGGCTGTGCGAGCCGCGTTCGAGCAGCAAGGCAACGATATTGCCTGCATTATTGTTGAACCGATTGCCGGCAACATGAACCTTGTGAAGCCCGATGCCGGATTCCTTGAAACGTTACGCGAACTTTGCACGCAACACGGTGCATTATTGATTTTTGATGAAGTCATGACCGGTTTTCGCGTGGGCCCACAAGGAGTGCAAGGTTTAACCGGTGTGACACCCGATATAACCACCCTGGCAAAAGTCATCGGCGGCGGGATGCCCGTGGGTGCTTTCGGAGGCCGGGCCGATATCATGGATTGCGTGGCACCATTGGGGCCGGTGTATCAGGCAGGCACGTTGTCGGGCAACCCGGTTGCCGTTGCGGCAGGGCTGGTTACGCTCAAGCTCTTGTCAGAGCCGGGGTTCTACGACAAACTCGAACAACAAACACGCAGGCTCACACAAGGGTTAAGCGAGCACGCCCAGGCAGCCGGGGTTCCATTCAGCGCCGACTGCGTCGGCGGCATGTTCGGCTTGTATTTCCGCGACGGCATCCCACGCAGTTTCGACGAAGTGTCAAGCTGCAATATCGACCAGTTCAAGCAATTCTTTCACGGCATGCTCGAACAAGGCGTTTACTTTGCGCCTTCGGCGTTCGAGGCCGGGTTTGTTTCATCGACCCATACTGACGAGGTCATTGAACAAACCCTGGCAGCCGCAAAAAAGGTTTTTGCAACGCTTTAA
- the thiE gene encoding thiamine phosphate synthase, which yields MTSRLKFPRGLYGITPEWTDFEKLVNAVEQAAEGGMAALQWRQKSLTGHEAVDKAGRLREICRRQGIVFIVNDSIDLALAVDADGVHLGREDGDPGTARERIGPGKLIGASCYNELARAQQALSMGVDYVAFGAVYPSSVKPHAVKADLDLFQQTRAAMAALSGARPGIVAIGGITPENAAPLVQAGATSVAVINGLFEANDVCAQAQRFNHAFEA from the coding sequence ATGACATCTCGCTTGAAATTCCCCCGCGGCTTGTACGGCATCACGCCCGAATGGACGGATTTTGAAAAACTTGTAAATGCGGTTGAACAGGCCGCAGAAGGCGGCATGGCCGCTTTACAATGGCGACAAAAGTCCTTAACGGGGCATGAGGCAGTCGACAAAGCCGGCCGCCTACGCGAAATATGCAGACGCCAAGGCATCGTTTTTATCGTGAACGACAGCATTGATCTGGCTTTGGCGGTAGATGCAGACGGCGTTCATTTAGGCCGCGAAGACGGCGACCCCGGAACTGCCCGAGAACGCATCGGCCCGGGAAAGCTGATCGGCGCATCTTGCTACAACGAGCTTGCGCGCGCGCAACAAGCCCTGAGCATGGGAGTCGATTACGTTGCTTTCGGCGCGGTATACCCTTCAAGCGTGAAGCCCCATGCCGTCAAGGCCGACCTTGATCTCTTTCAACAAACCCGTGCCGCAATGGCAGCATTGTCGGGAGCACGCCCCGGCATTGTCGCCATCGGAGGAATCACGCCGGAAAATGCAGCGCCCCTGGTGCAGGCAGGTGCCACCAGCGTTGCCGTGATCAACGGCCTTTTCGAAGCAAACGACGTCTGCGCCCAGGCCCAGCGTTTCAACCACGCTTTCGAAGCCTAA
- the thiD gene encoding bifunctional hydroxymethylpyrimidine kinase/phosphomethylpyrimidine kinase, protein MFETSPPLVLLYGPFDPSGSGCLPADAITCSTLGAHALSTITALHVQDTANIEEIHAITAELIDDQARCLLEDMHVQAIKAGPLYTTDSVRVLAQIAADYPNVPLLLQLHTAPQALQSDDFDPDEAINATFELLLPQADLILVDNSVLTQWVADGLLPRRGPTPAKTLMQFGAKWVLTTGTELRPGQRAYVLHGPEQTLINWPWTPPTSRVSHQNGPLACALTVELARGRTVPDATESALKLALPLTGRAFRPGMGAQIFNRSTP, encoded by the coding sequence GTGTTTGAAACCTCGCCCCCCCTCGTCCTTCTGTACGGCCCCTTCGACCCAAGCGGGTCGGGTTGCCTGCCCGCCGATGCTATTACCTGTAGCACGCTCGGTGCGCACGCGCTTAGTACGATAACTGCGCTGCACGTACAAGACACCGCCAACATCGAGGAGATTCACGCCATTACGGCGGAACTCATTGATGACCAGGCGCGTTGCCTGCTTGAAGACATGCACGTGCAAGCCATCAAAGCAGGTCCACTGTACACCACTGACTCAGTGCGCGTATTGGCCCAGATAGCCGCCGACTATCCCAATGTGCCTCTGTTGCTACAGTTACATACCGCTCCGCAGGCATTGCAAAGTGACGACTTCGACCCCGACGAAGCCATTAACGCCACATTTGAACTTTTATTACCCCAAGCCGACTTGATACTGGTCGACAACAGTGTATTGACGCAATGGGTTGCCGATGGTCTGCTGCCCCGTCGCGGCCCGACACCCGCCAAAACGCTCATGCAATTTGGCGCGAAATGGGTACTCACCACCGGCACTGAGTTACGCCCTGGGCAACGAGCTTATGTTTTGCACGGCCCGGAGCAAACTTTAATTAACTGGCCCTGGACACCCCCCACTTCCAGAGTCAGCCATCAGAATGGTCCGCTCGCCTGCGCACTGACCGTTGAACTTGCCCGCGGTCGCACGGTACCCGACGCAACCGAATCAGCACTAAAACTGGCACTACCATTAACCGGCCGCGCATTCCGGCCTGGTATGGGTGCACAAATTTTTAATCGCTCGACACCATGA
- a CDS encoding rubredoxin, whose translation MRTWMCLICGWIYDEEAGLPEEGIAPGTRWEDVPPNWVCPECGARKEDFEMMEV comes from the coding sequence ATGCGTACATGGATGTGCCTAATCTGCGGTTGGATATATGATGAGGAGGCTGGGTTGCCTGAAGAGGGGATTGCGCCGGGCACGCGTTGGGAAGATGTTCCGCCCAACTGGGTCTGTCCCGAATGCGGGGCGCGTAAGGAAGATTTTGAAATGATGGAAGTCTAA
- a CDS encoding YqgE/AlgH family protein has translation MASIQLNNELSVDLSKQFLLAMPGMDMGEWAHSVVFLCEHNTEGALGLIVNRPSDITVADMLERLGLQVEPGVQAVAAQAVYHGGPVHTDRGFVLHTAGNKTYASTIDLGDFQLTTSRDVLEDIAKGEGPEQFLVTLGYAGWGTGQLESELAQNAWLNVEAAPSIIFDLPHDGRYEAALGALGIHSSMLTGVAGHA, from the coding sequence ATGGCATCGATACAACTTAATAATGAACTGAGCGTCGACTTGTCCAAACAATTCCTGCTGGCAATGCCAGGCATGGATATGGGTGAGTGGGCGCACAGTGTGGTGTTTTTATGTGAACACAACACGGAAGGCGCGTTGGGCCTAATTGTGAACCGACCCAGCGATATTACGGTGGCCGACATGCTGGAGCGGCTTGGTCTGCAAGTGGAACCGGGCGTTCAGGCGGTTGCCGCCCAGGCTGTTTATCACGGTGGGCCGGTGCATACCGACCGTGGTTTTGTTTTGCACACGGCCGGCAATAAAACTTATGCGTCAACTATCGATCTGGGCGATTTCCAGCTCACGACTTCGCGCGATGTACTTGAAGACATCGCCAAAGGTGAAGGGCCTGAACAGTTTTTGGTGACATTGGGTTATGCCGGATGGGGCACCGGCCAGCTTGAAAGCGAACTTGCCCAGAATGCCTGGTTGAATGTCGAGGCCGCTCCATCGATTATTTTCGATTTGCCTCACGATGGGCGTTACGAGGCCGCGCTGGGTGCCTTGGGTATTCACTCGTCGATGCTTACGGGTGTAGCGGGGCATGCCTGA